A stretch of DNA from Megalops cyprinoides isolate fMegCyp1 chromosome 17, fMegCyp1.pri, whole genome shotgun sequence:
CCCTGTTGATTGGCTGATTGTAAACATTAATTGACTGGCTTTCCCTGAGTGTCGGGGGACGGTAGCCCTGTCCTCTTACTGTTAGAGTCAAAGCAGAAAGGATGGTTTCGAGTCCTTCGAGTGGTGCAGCCGCGAGGACACCCGGTACTTTCGGCGGAAGTCGGGGTACTCGCCGCTGCCTTGCGACTGCTCCCAGGTTACCGCGGGTAAGATGTACCACATGACCACTCCAGAGGGGTTGATGGAGACGGTGAATGCTGTGGAGTCACTCAGTCCCGGCATCAGTTCCTCGGCAAAGACGTCATATACCTATAATAGGGGGAGGTAGAAAAAGTAAAGGAAGAAGGAGGACAGAGACGGGGGGACAGAGTAAGCCAGAaaggagggaggtggggagagtAAGGGACAGGTTGGGTAGGAGATTGGGAAAAGAGGATGAGTGACTTCAAGCATGCACTGGAAAGACTCATATGACTTCTGGCTGTTATGATGTAATGCATTGCTGAATGTTCTAAATATTCTAGTGATTTATGGTAGCTTCGTGATGGAATTTGGCCATGCTGTCTACAAACAGCTGTGGCTGCCATGTCTTCAATGAATAAAGCCTATAAGCTTCTCCCAGTTGCCTCAAAACTCCAACCAAACTGGGCCTGAATATCAAAAGTCACAACATTTCAGCGGTTCTGCTAGCTGTTGCTGCAAAACAATTGCCTTAACTccaacacaaaatcaaaatatttcaaaacaagtcaaaacaaGTCCCTAAATTCAGTTTATAATTTTAGCCAGCTAAACTGCAGTATGAAATGCATTGTCTTGGTTATTAATGGATGATTTCAAATTTGCAATgaacttttatttttccagttacTTAGCTACCCTGAGTACCCTGAGGTAATTAGATATGCAAAAGAGTGGCACTGCTGAACACAGACAAactaatgtaatgaaaatgttttttttaggtCAGAGGCATGATAGAATTAATGGTGATTTTTAGATGAGAAGAAAAATTTTGCTGGAGCCAAGAAGCATCGTTGGAGATTGGGTGAAGCTCGAGTGGAATCTGTTGAGGACTACACAGTCCTCAACAGAAATCatggggggcaggagggggcaAAATGTATCAAAGCAGTTTTAGCCATGgaacatttgaaacatttgaagCCGTGGAAACAATTTTTGACTCACCACACTTCTTTAAAGTACTCCAGCCCTACATGTCAGCAAGGCTTCAGTTAAAGGTACATGGAACCAGCATTGATAGGAACTGCTGACATTGCAAGAAGCTTTGCGTGACTCAGAGCTGGCAGGGGAAACCCAGACCAGGTGCGAAAGAGAGATAACAAGGAAACACAACTGCTAcgataaataaaacaaagacaaggaTGCAGAGGTAAAACAGGAGTGAATTCTGTAAAGTCCAAGGCAATGACCTGAAGGGTGTGCAAATCAACCCACTCGCACTGCATTTCCATGAAAACCAGCTCACCAGAGTCACGCTTGCTGTGAATATGCGTCAAATTTGGTGCCAGCATTTAGCTGGAATTTTGTCTTCAGCAATTTTTCTTCATAGAGATGGCAGGAAAATTCAAGCCTTTGCGGGGAGCCTTGTGCATTGGTGTGCTACAACCAGTGTCACGTAGACTGGACAAATTAGCCACTCATGTCATGACACAGGCTGTAACAACAGCTAAAACCTGTAAGAAACTGGACCGTAAGAAGCAAGCAGACAGACCTTGTAGCTGCCAGCCGTGTAGTTGAGCTTCCCCAGAGATGTTGTATACCGATACGGCATATCAGTCCGCCGGCTGAAGAACACCAGCGCACTGGCTGAGTTTGACAGGGGGCGCCAGAACACCTCAATACCACTCTTctcctgaaaaaagaaagggcaagagagggagagaaagaaggactCATGTTAGTGAGTATGTATGATGTATGGtaatatacttggcttctgttgcctagtcagattgcacgagttaacttgtggtagggcttgaatggtgttatgctcacactcactagtctgggagtgttgttagcctggtcggacagttttgctcatttaacttgactggatacacttttgttctaaCCCTAACCACCTTCCTAACCCTATTTTCCTGtcatctgttaaatgcatgtaatgtaacgttaaTGTGGCCGGTGTATTTTCTAAGTTTTAAACGAATCCACCTTGGAACGGAGCGTATTTTTTGGCACAAGTTACCTTCAGCAGGCGTCTGCCCTGGATGCCCAAAGGGTCCTGGTTGATAGCGATGACAGCCTTGTTTTGTAGGATGGTCCTTGCCTGGCTGTTCAGGGTTCGCAGGTCGTTGGACATGAAGAGCGGCGCCGCCATGATCGCCCAGAGAGCCATCTGAGAGCGTGACTGGTCCAGACTGAGGCTGAAGTCTCCAATGatcagctgaggaaaaaaaaacaactccatTGTCAATGAAGctaatgagaaaacaaaaacaaaaagcaagtTACCTGTTGTCTAGAATTCTATAAATCTGTAATTTTGGTTGACTACTAATGACAACAATTAATCCATGCTTTTTATCTCTCTGTGCCACAACTACTATTAAATTGTGCGTTTGCAGGGGGAGAAAAGCTCTAAGGCCCCTGAAAACATTATGTGGGATTTACTAACGAGGTGCCATGAAATGGGATTATTCttctgtgatgatgtcaccagtATTTTATACcatgaatatgaaattattttaattcataccTATTACCAGGATGAACACATTGTGAAATTTATGAAATTGTGACCATGCACAAATCATACATTAATAAACTTATGTTGATGTCATGTCTGTGTCCTAATGTGATGAAAAAATTCTCAGTTGGGAAAaacctgttcttttttatatgGGCTTATATTTCTCCACTCACACTAATGAATATCTCTGACTGGCAGTAAAGCATCTTACATCATTGGCTGAAAGAGGAAGTCTGGGTTCTAGACTTACACGACTCCGCTTGGAATGCTCAGCTGTGCATGTATGTTCATGATACGCAACATGAAAcatatcatattttatttttctaccgGAGTTCTCCTATAAATGTTTAAGTCTCCCATCACATTGATACATTACAGGAAATATgaattgctgtcattgtttCCCTGTATTTCAGCTATCATGTGAACACTGGACTTTACTCACACACCTGAGCACTGATACAGATGAAGATTTAGAGACAGTAataatgaaaagagaaaagacagatgAAGAGGTAGCCAACAATGTAGAGAGACTGATAAACAGATAggagagaagacagacagacagacagattcagaACGACAAAGAAAGCCAGGCTGAATTAGAAATAGATGTGAAGGTGAAAGATCACACAGACGGACCATGTCAGGGTCATTCCAGCGACCGGGGCCGGCAGCGGGTTGTAGGAtgtcctgattggctgagaacCAGTCCACAATGTTTAATATGCTATCCCATGAGTCCTGGATATCACCATAGTTGCGCCACAAGTTGCAGATTTCCCCCAGTTGTGTGTAGTTcacctggagagagagtgaggcacaGTCAGGTAAGCAGCCTGTCTGAGCAAGtgtttccttctctgtgtgtgtgagagagagtaagaggTGAGGGGTCATTAAGAGGGAGATGTGAGATCATTAAGACGGAAAGATGGAAAGAATGTGGCATCATTAAGTGTTAGAGGTAAAAGATATGATAATGAACCATAATCCATAATGTGTATAATATGTGCCATTGTTATATTGAGGATTCATTCCTGATCTTTGTATCAATGATGCTTACCTTAGGAGGGAGCCCTCCCTGATAGGCAGGCCAACTGCAGGAGTAGCCAATGGGACGACCTGTTGCATTTAGAGCCTTTGACATGAGTGGGTAGCCTATCGggaagagacacagaaacagctgtCAGATAGTGACATGAGCATCACGTGTAAAGAAGTCATGCCACAGTCCAAAGAAGTGCTCCAACCACTCCCTCCGCTTCCCCCTCATCTTGCTTTCCTCTCCCCcatcctctttttctttttctcctcaccCCTCACTCCTCTTTTCCCTTCCTCTATgttgttccctctctccccttccctttcACTCCACAGCACTGCTTGTTCTGTGGACACAGTCTGATGCAGTCTATGACAGTGAAGGTGACATTGTGTAGCTGCTCTTAGAGCTCTTAAGGGCTGTAATGTAATCCACATTGCAATAGTGTGAGCAGGAATATGGAGGGGTGATTACAGTGCCGCCTTTGGACTCGAAGGTCATGAGTTTGAAACCCATAAAACTGTTATTGTTCCCTTAAGCAAGTCCTGTTACTTCAACGTCTCCAgtaaaaaatccagctgtataaatatttacagaatacGTAAGCTGGTAAACTGCCTACG
This window harbors:
- the LOC118792404 gene encoding alpha-N-acetylgalactosaminidase-like, which translates into the protein MGSLPVIFVLALSAVATALDNGLMRTPPMGWLAWERFRCDIDCEDDPKNCISEALFRDMADRLAEDGWKELGYVYINIDDCWASMERDSNGRLQPDPHRFPGGIPKLARYIHDRGLKLGIYGDLGTHTCMGYPGTTLDKIQTDAQTFADWGVDMLKLDGCYSNATYQEQGYPLMSKALNATGRPIGYSCSWPAYQGGLPPKVNYTQLGEICNLWRNYGDIQDSWDSILNIVDWFSANQDILQPAAGPGRWNDPDMLIIGDFSLSLDQSRSQMALWAIMAAPLFMSNDLRTLNSQARTILQNKAVIAINQDPLGIQGRRLLKEKSGIEVFWRPLSNSASALVFFSRRTDMPYRYTTSLGKLNYTAGSYKVYDVFAEELMPGLSDSTAFTVSINPSGVVMWYILPAVTWEQSQGSGEYPDFRRKYRVSSRLHHSKDSKPSFLL